One genomic window of Desulfuromonas sp. AOP6 includes the following:
- the corA gene encoding magnesium/cobalt transporter CorA yields the protein MPRKLIRKRGKPAGSAPGTLIHVGEKRTERVHLHYIDYDAQQLEEQDISADEAAACCPLKERPTVSWINVDGIHHPATIQTIGDCYSLHPLVQEDILNTDHRPKFEAFDDYAFIVLKMPFYDAERREVRTEQVSLILGNHFVLSFQEREGDVFDKIRDRLRNNKGRIRKMGADYLAYALIDAVVDHYFSIMEQIGDQIEDLEDELIREPDQETLHAIHNFKREMILLRKSVWPLRELISGMQRDESDLISDTTKIYLRDVYDHTIQVIDTVETFRDIITGMLDLYLSSLSNRMNEVMKVLTIMASIFIPLTFLAGVYGMNFHYMPELTWRWSYPAFWLIMIAIGLGLYVAFKRRKWL from the coding sequence CAAAAGAGGCAAACCTGCAGGCTCGGCACCCGGCACCCTGATTCATGTCGGGGAGAAACGTACGGAACGCGTTCACCTCCATTATATCGACTACGATGCCCAGCAGTTGGAGGAACAAGACATTTCCGCCGATGAAGCCGCCGCCTGCTGCCCTCTCAAAGAGCGCCCGACCGTAAGTTGGATAAACGTCGATGGCATCCACCATCCGGCGACCATCCAGACGATTGGTGACTGCTACAGCCTGCATCCCCTCGTCCAGGAGGACATCCTCAACACCGATCACCGCCCCAAATTCGAAGCCTTTGACGATTACGCCTTCATCGTGCTCAAAATGCCCTTTTACGACGCAGAGCGCCGTGAGGTGCGCACCGAACAGGTCAGCCTCATCCTGGGTAACCACTTCGTACTTTCCTTTCAGGAAAGGGAGGGGGATGTCTTCGACAAGATCAGAGACCGTCTGCGCAACAACAAGGGACGCATACGCAAAATGGGTGCGGACTATCTGGCTTACGCCCTGATTGACGCCGTGGTCGACCACTATTTTTCCATCATGGAACAGATTGGCGATCAGATTGAGGATCTGGAGGATGAGCTGATCAGAGAACCGGACCAGGAGACACTGCACGCCATTCACAACTTCAAGCGCGAGATGATTCTGCTACGCAAGTCGGTCTGGCCCCTGAGAGAGCTGATCAGCGGGATGCAGCGGGACGAGTCTGACCTGATCAGCGATACGACGAAAATTTACCTGCGCGACGTCTATGATCACACCATCCAGGTCATCGACACGGTAGAGACCTTTCGCGACATCATCACCGGCATGCTCGACCTGTACCTGTCCAGTCTGAGCAACAGGATGAATGAGGTCATGAAGGTGCTGACCATCATGGCCAGCATCTTCATCCCCCTGACCTTTCTGGCCGGCGTCTACGGCATGAACTTTCACTACATGCCCGAACTCACCTGGCGCTGGAGCTACCCCGCCTTCTGGCTGATCATGATCGCTATCGGCCTGGGCCTTTACGTCGCCTTTAAAAGGAGAAAATGGCTGTGA
- a CDS encoding ATP-binding protein encodes MKKESCQRLMERRAKHDSFLGTEDGLPVLEQFFGDLESTFIATRQNALARLEKSQETLSQSLDKAAEDLAKSLEKLTAAFDETSQGQAGDDKATKKLPSEIDAQMLWLYQRVRYQLDQALKPFTSKRRPVGQSLEQIYDGYQACIKKLPQEIVLIKPRQEGTEPLHGQSIFAREKTAFLERVCASSLAPLNRLLFWQARGQLKRRYRQIRLPAQQLARQHLPDRQQVSEHRLVKDYETVFEKTRETLGDSWRNLRFNLTAAIEELNELLNNRQKDDEETLSAAEWHAKLAEIRKLVVEVLEQTAASLQEVDAPLASFFEEFPAQLDLEHERLASFLYEDMLKARLWRARLRWEFHRRLLAIRCRFKRLSKELNLPADQQEAKGLLAQLRKKAAVFLPFLKVNKGAAQEELLRMADLPSKTELARQSQNLPPVYRRLFNSGPLRSREFLVGRDEEMETLAEVLNRWQEGRTCSVAITGPEGSGKTTLVNCFASEYGARHPLIRQSIGKRLRREEDVLALFAQWFDEAPPFVALTDVVAYIRSREPFILMVEDGHNLLLRTIGGRQAAEAFLYVLLATRGHCLWVMTFRQYPYIRLDYQLRLGQYFTHQIQTLFHSSAEIRDMLLLRQHTTGYKLHFLPEKDKEVAEDASEEDLAAAQKERKEKYFRQMFEACCGNIHAALYYWQLSVHYDPESKEIRVCPLGRIDYRFVKSLERLTLFSLSEIISHGGLSVGEHSEIFRLSPLRSQLTLDYLGQINLLEIAEADGPERRYTINPIFVGPVSDILLSQNILY; translated from the coding sequence ATGAAGAAGGAAAGCTGCCAGCGCCTCATGGAACGCCGGGCCAAGCACGACTCCTTTCTGGGCACAGAAGACGGTCTGCCCGTTTTGGAGCAGTTTTTTGGCGACCTGGAGTCGACCTTCATCGCAACTCGGCAAAACGCCCTTGCGCGCCTCGAAAAAAGCCAGGAAACCTTGTCCCAGAGCCTCGACAAGGCGGCCGAAGACCTGGCGAAGAGCCTGGAAAAACTGACGGCCGCCTTCGACGAGACATCGCAGGGGCAGGCTGGCGACGACAAGGCGACAAAAAAACTGCCGAGTGAAATCGACGCCCAGATGCTGTGGCTCTATCAGCGCGTGCGCTATCAGCTAGACCAGGCGCTCAAACCGTTCACTTCCAAGCGCCGACCGGTCGGGCAGAGCCTGGAGCAGATTTATGACGGCTACCAGGCCTGCATCAAAAAACTGCCGCAGGAAATCGTCCTGATCAAACCTCGTCAGGAAGGCACCGAGCCTCTCCATGGCCAGAGCATCTTCGCCCGGGAGAAAACGGCCTTTCTCGAGCGGGTCTGCGCCTCCTCCCTGGCGCCCCTTAACCGCCTTCTGTTCTGGCAGGCCCGAGGCCAATTGAAGCGGCGCTATCGCCAGATCCGCCTCCCGGCCCAGCAGCTTGCCCGGCAGCATCTTCCCGACCGGCAGCAGGTGAGTGAACATCGGCTGGTCAAGGATTATGAGACCGTTTTCGAGAAAACCAGAGAGACGTTGGGGGATAGCTGGCGAAACCTGCGCTTCAACCTGACGGCCGCCATCGAAGAGCTCAACGAGCTGCTGAATAACCGCCAGAAAGACGATGAGGAAACTTTGTCAGCGGCCGAATGGCACGCCAAGCTGGCGGAGATACGCAAGCTGGTTGTGGAGGTTCTGGAGCAGACCGCCGCCAGCCTGCAGGAAGTCGATGCGCCCCTGGCCTCCTTTTTTGAAGAGTTCCCCGCCCAACTCGACCTGGAGCACGAGCGGCTGGCCTCCTTCCTTTACGAAGACATGCTCAAGGCCCGCCTCTGGCGGGCGCGCCTGCGCTGGGAATTCCATCGGCGCCTCCTGGCCATCCGCTGCCGGTTCAAGCGCTTGAGCAAAGAGCTGAACCTTCCTGCCGACCAGCAGGAGGCCAAAGGGCTGCTGGCGCAGCTGCGGAAAAAGGCGGCGGTTTTCCTCCCCTTTTTAAAAGTCAACAAAGGGGCGGCGCAGGAAGAACTGCTGCGCATGGCCGATCTTCCGTCCAAAACCGAACTGGCTCGGCAAAGCCAAAATCTTCCCCCGGTTTACCGGCGCCTCTTCAACAGCGGCCCCCTGCGCAGCCGGGAGTTTCTCGTCGGCCGCGATGAAGAGATGGAGACCCTTGCCGAGGTGCTGAATCGCTGGCAGGAAGGGCGCACCTGCAGCGTGGCCATCACCGGCCCGGAAGGCAGCGGCAAGACCACCCTGGTCAACTGTTTCGCCAGTGAATACGGCGCGCGGCACCCCCTGATCCGGCAATCCATCGGAAAAAGACTGCGCCGCGAGGAGGATGTACTCGCCCTCTTCGCACAATGGTTCGACGAGGCTCCCCCTTTCGTGGCGCTGACGGATGTGGTGGCCTATATACGGTCCCGGGAGCCGTTTATTCTGATGGTGGAAGACGGCCATAATCTGCTGTTGCGCACCATCGGCGGGCGACAGGCTGCCGAAGCTTTTCTCTATGTGCTTCTGGCGACCCGGGGACACTGTCTGTGGGTGATGACCTTCCGGCAATACCCCTACATCCGCTTGGATTATCAGCTGCGTCTTGGGCAGTACTTCACCCACCAGATACAGACCCTTTTTCACAGCAGCGCCGAAATCCGCGACATGCTGCTGCTGCGCCAGCACACCACCGGCTACAAACTGCACTTTTTGCCGGAAAAGGATAAGGAAGTGGCCGAAGACGCTTCCGAAGAAGACCTGGCCGCCGCGCAAAAAGAGCGGAAGGAGAAATATTTTCGCCAGATGTTCGAGGCCTGTTGCGGAAATATCCACGCCGCACTCTATTACTGGCAGTTGAGCGTCCACTATGACCCTGAGAGCAAGGAGATCCGCGTCTGCCCGCTGGGCCGGATCGATTACCGCTTCGTGAAGAGCCTGGAACGCCTCACCCTTTTCAGCCTCTCCGAGATCATCAGTCATGGGGGGCTCTCGGTGGGAGAGCACAGTGAGATCTTCCGGCTTTCTCCTCTGCGCAGCCAGCTGACCCTCGACTATCTCGGGCAGATCAATCTGCTCGAAATCGCCGAAGCCGATGGTCCCGAGCGTCGCTATACCATCAACCCGATCTTCGTCGGGCCGGTCAGCGATATCCTTCTCTCTCAGAACATCCTCTACTGA
- a CDS encoding mechanosensitive ion channel domain-containing protein, translated as MKDETAKFITELFSDSRLLVALAVIVAVWLFTRVLQKLAEILADKFSRYRLFISSLFPVLRLLTWLIAIPAITFSILEPPMNTVLAITASAGLAIGLGAQDLIRNLIAGILILFDRPFRVGDMVKAGDHYGEITDIGLRSVTLHTFDDSYVTLPNSMVLGQAVSNSNTGELDEMIVTELLLPASIDTQTVREIAWEAAACSPYVYLKKPITIIVEDHFDFTFLTRYKIKAYVLDVRLERLMASDITERIKQEINRLGLLPPAEANKIFQANDPLPTTAAPAEKSTP; from the coding sequence ATGAAAGACGAAACCGCTAAATTTATTACCGAGCTGTTCAGCGACAGCCGCCTGCTGGTCGCTCTGGCCGTCATCGTCGCCGTCTGGCTCTTCACCCGGGTTTTGCAGAAACTGGCTGAAATTCTGGCCGACAAGTTTTCCCGCTACCGTCTATTCATCTCCAGCCTCTTTCCCGTACTGCGACTGCTGACCTGGCTCATTGCCATTCCGGCTATTACCTTCTCCATCCTCGAACCTCCCATGAACACGGTGCTGGCCATCACGGCTTCGGCCGGTCTGGCCATAGGCCTCGGCGCCCAGGATCTCATCCGCAACCTCATCGCCGGCATCCTCATCCTCTTCGACCGCCCCTTTCGGGTGGGAGACATGGTCAAAGCGGGGGATCACTACGGGGAAATCACCGATATCGGACTGCGCTCCGTCACCCTGCATACCTTCGACGACAGCTATGTCACCTTGCCCAACTCCATGGTGCTGGGCCAGGCCGTTTCCAATTCCAACACGGGAGAACTCGACGAGATGATCGTCACCGAGCTTCTGCTGCCAGCCTCGATCGACACCCAGACTGTCCGGGAAATTGCCTGGGAGGCGGCGGCCTGCTCGCCCTACGTCTATCTGAAAAAACCGATCACCATCATCGTTGAGGACCATTTTGACTTCACTTTTCTTACCCGCTACAAGATCAAGGCCTATGTGCTCGACGTCCGTCTTGAGCGTCTGATGGCCAGCGACATCACCGAGCGCATCAAGCAGGAGATCAATCGACTAGGTTTGCTGCCCCCGGCTGAGGCCAACAAGATCTTTCAGGCTAACGATCCCTTGCCCACCACGGCGGCGCCGGCGGAGAAGAGTACTCCGTGA
- a CDS encoding SLC13 family permease, protein MNWTVLLIFLFVYLGMILGRLPGLALDRTGIALLGALLLLVTDQLTLTEAWLAVDVPTIALLFGLMIVSAQFRLGGFYSRLTLGLAAADRSPEYLLAMMIAASGLLSALLANDIVCLAMAPMLVEGCLRRQLNPKPFLLALACAANVGSAATLIGNPQNMLIGQSLGLSFAGYLLDGGLPALLGLGLTWWIIARVYRGRWHCALPPLMVEAPVYDPWQTRKAFLVLILLVAAFLVAPWPRELLALAAAGILLSSRRLASGRILALVDWQLLVLFIGLFIVNKALADAGLLAQGMQALALTGVDLHHPGWLFAVTVPLSNLVSNVPATLLLLPAASHPLAGPVLALASTLAGNLLIVGSIANIIVVDQAARLGITIDWREHARIGIPVTLATLSVAALWLWLRAGMIAGG, encoded by the coding sequence GTGAACTGGACCGTCCTGCTCATCTTTCTTTTTGTCTACCTTGGCATGATCCTCGGCAGGCTGCCCGGCCTTGCCCTCGACCGCACGGGCATTGCCCTGCTCGGCGCCCTGCTGCTGCTTGTCACCGACCAACTGACCCTGACCGAAGCCTGGCTGGCCGTCGATGTGCCGACCATCGCCCTGCTCTTTGGCCTGATGATCGTCTCCGCCCAGTTCCGGCTCGGCGGTTTTTACAGTCGGCTGACTCTGGGGCTGGCCGCAGCAGACCGCTCGCCCGAATATCTGTTGGCCATGATGATTGCCGCCAGCGGTTTGCTCTCGGCTCTGCTTGCCAACGATATCGTCTGCCTGGCCATGGCACCCATGCTGGTGGAAGGCTGCCTGCGGCGGCAACTCAACCCCAAACCCTTTCTACTGGCCCTGGCCTGTGCCGCCAATGTGGGTTCGGCCGCCACCCTCATCGGCAATCCCCAGAACATGCTCATCGGCCAGAGTCTCGGGCTGTCCTTTGCCGGCTATCTTCTCGACGGCGGCCTGCCCGCCCTGCTCGGTCTCGGCCTGACCTGGTGGATCATCGCCCGCGTCTATCGCGGGCGTTGGCACTGCGCGCTGCCACCCCTGATGGTCGAGGCGCCCGTCTATGACCCTTGGCAAACGCGCAAGGCCTTTCTCGTGCTGATTCTGCTGGTCGCCGCCTTTCTCGTGGCGCCCTGGCCCCGTGAACTGCTGGCTTTGGCGGCGGCCGGCATCCTGCTCAGCAGTCGTCGCCTGGCCTCGGGTCGCATACTGGCCCTGGTCGACTGGCAGCTACTCGTCCTGTTCATTGGCCTCTTCATCGTCAATAAGGCGCTGGCCGATGCCGGCCTGCTTGCCCAGGGCATGCAGGCCCTCGCCCTCACCGGAGTCGATCTGCACCATCCCGGCTGGCTCTTTGCCGTCACCGTGCCCCTCTCCAATCTCGTCTCCAACGTGCCGGCCACTCTGCTGCTGCTACCCGCCGCCAGCCACCCCCTGGCCGGACCGGTCCTCGCCCTGGCCAGCACCCTGGCCGGCAACCTGCTTATCGTCGGCAGCATCGCCAATATCATCGTCGTCGATCAGGCCGCCCGCTTGGGCATCACCATCGACTGGCGCGAGCATGCCCGCATCGGCATCCCCGTTACCCTGGCGACCCTCTCCGTCGCCGCCCTGTGGCTCTGGCTGCGGGCTGGTATGATCGCTGGCGGCTAA
- a CDS encoding FAD-binding domain-containing protein: MTAVPPLRLRSLNDKAPRPEGQFVLYWMVAFRRLGWNFALQHAVELARQYQRPLLVVESLRCDYPWASDRLHSFLLDGMADNARLLRESPVSYHPYVEPRPGAGEGLIPFLARSACAIVSDDFPCFILPDMLQTAAAQSSVAFTAVDSNGILPLRATETLYPSAYAFRRFLQKNLVGPLLSPPQADPLHGQPLPELKQLPEELHQRWPACPVEQLQKPQTLLAELPLDHSVPPVDIKGGPLAAREAMEDFLQHKLSRYAAERNEPEADVTSGLSPYLHFGHISAHQIVHELLQAQDWSPHRLESKPRGQKEGWWGLDVNAEAFLDQLITWRELGFNMCAHNPKYDRYESLPPWVRASLETHADDPRQYLYTLDEFAAGATHDLLWNAAQRQLVREGRMHNYLRMLWGKKILEWTRHPRQALEVMIELNNRYALDGCDPNSTSGIFWCLGRYDRPWGERPIFGKIRTMSSERTAKKVQVRKYLETYGK, from the coding sequence ATGACTGCGGTTCCCCCCCTGCGCCTTCGCTCCCTCAATGACAAGGCTCCACGCCCCGAGGGGCAGTTCGTCCTCTACTGGATGGTCGCCTTTCGGCGCCTCGGCTGGAACTTCGCCCTGCAGCACGCCGTGGAGCTCGCCCGTCAATATCAGCGCCCCCTCCTGGTGGTAGAGAGCCTGCGCTGCGACTATCCCTGGGCCAGCGACCGCCTCCATAGCTTCCTCCTCGACGGCATGGCCGACAACGCCCGTCTGCTGCGGGAGAGCCCTGTCTCTTATCATCCCTACGTGGAGCCACGGCCCGGCGCCGGAGAGGGACTCATTCCCTTTCTCGCCCGGTCCGCCTGTGCCATCGTCAGCGACGATTTCCCCTGCTTTATTCTGCCCGACATGCTTCAGACCGCCGCGGCGCAATCTTCCGTGGCCTTCACCGCCGTGGACAGCAACGGCATCCTGCCCCTGCGAGCCACCGAAACCCTTTATCCGTCCGCATACGCCTTCCGCCGCTTTCTGCAGAAGAACCTGGTCGGCCCCCTGCTCAGTCCGCCCCAGGCCGATCCCCTCCACGGGCAGCCGCTGCCTGAGTTGAAACAGCTTCCCGAAGAGTTACACCAGCGCTGGCCGGCCTGCCCTGTCGAGCAGCTGCAAAAGCCGCAAACCCTGCTGGCCGAGCTTCCCCTCGACCATAGTGTACCCCCTGTCGACATTAAAGGCGGCCCCCTCGCGGCCCGAGAAGCCATGGAGGACTTTCTCCAGCACAAACTCAGCCGCTACGCCGCCGAACGCAACGAACCGGAAGCCGATGTCACCAGCGGGCTCTCCCCCTATCTGCACTTCGGCCATATCAGCGCCCACCAGATCGTTCACGAGCTCTTGCAGGCACAGGACTGGTCCCCCCACCGCCTCGAAAGCAAACCGCGGGGACAGAAAGAGGGCTGGTGGGGTCTCGACGTCAACGCCGAAGCCTTCCTCGATCAGCTCATCACCTGGCGCGAGCTCGGCTTTAACATGTGCGCGCACAACCCGAAGTACGATCGCTACGAATCACTGCCACCCTGGGTGCGAGCCAGTCTCGAAACGCACGCCGACGATCCGCGCCAATACCTCTATACGCTGGACGAATTCGCCGCCGGCGCCACCCACGATCTGCTGTGGAACGCCGCCCAACGCCAACTCGTCCGCGAAGGACGCATGCACAACTATCTGCGTATGCTCTGGGGGAAAAAGATACTTGAATGGACCCGCCATCCCCGGCAGGCTCTGGAGGTGATGATCGAACTCAACAACCGCTACGCCCTTGATGGCTGCGATCCGAATTCGACCAGCGGCATCTTCTGGTGTCTGGGCCGCTACGATCGCCCCTGGGGGGAACGGCCGATTTTCGGCAAAATCCGCACGATGAGTTCGGAACGCACGGCCAAGAAGGTACAAGTGAGGAAGTATCTGGAGACTTATGGGAAGTAG
- a CDS encoding type II toxin-antitoxin system RelE/ParE family toxin has protein sequence MGWTIEIDAFAEKQLRKLDKSVQKRLLGWLADRIEGCKNPRHFGEPLRGDLSGLWRYRVGDFRIICEIQDEKLVVLALAIGHRREIYVR, from the coding sequence TTGGGCTGGACGATTGAAATCGACGCGTTTGCCGAGAAGCAACTGCGCAAATTGGACAAGTCTGTTCAGAAACGTCTGTTGGGTTGGCTTGCGGATCGCATTGAGGGATGCAAAAACCCCCGCCATTTTGGGGAGCCGCTTCGGGGGGATTTGTCCGGCCTATGGCGCTACCGGGTGGGTGATTTCAGAATCATCTGCGAGATTCAAGATGAAAAGCTGGTTGTCCTTGCCTTGGCCATTGGCCACCGCCGCGAAATCTATGTGCGCTGA
- a CDS encoding DUF6290 family protein, whose protein sequence is MLAIRLEKELEHELDLVAKARKSSRSAVVREAIVRYLEDNEDLALARQALAENGTRKSLKELRKDLGLDD, encoded by the coding sequence ATGCTGGCAATTCGACTGGAAAAAGAACTTGAGCACGAACTGGACTTGGTTGCCAAGGCCCGCAAAAGCAGCCGTAGTGCTGTTGTTCGTGAGGCGATCGTTCGTTATCTTGAAGACAATGAGGATTTGGCTTTGGCCCGGCAGGCACTGGCTGAAAACGGCACGCGGAAATCTCTCAAAGAGCTGAGGAAAGATCTTGGGCTGGACGATTGA
- a CDS encoding transposase: MLRGNAGHDIFHDEADRSRFFFLLQEGIARFGHRIHAYCLMSNHVHLVVQVKETALSRIMHNLSFRYTQYLNKKFQQTGHIFQGRFKALLIDAEAYLLALVRYVHLNPLRAGMAESLDDYPWSSHHAYLSRENLPWLTVEWVLSRFSEDAGRSKDHYRDFVEGGQQDGYCREFHRGTYEGRILGDDSFVEEVLAGCHEKLAEPPPLESVVEAVCALYDLRPQDLSSRRRTQLVSEARALAAYVVRETQGLELEALGRALKHDSSTLSQAARRLESRMAHDDCLVEKVMQVQKNIPVCQA, encoded by the coding sequence ATGCTACGCGGCAATGCCGGGCACGACATTTTTCATGACGAAGCGGACCGCAGTCGATTTTTCTTCCTGCTGCAGGAAGGCATAGCCCGCTTTGGGCACCGTATCCACGCCTATTGCCTGATGAGCAATCATGTGCATCTTGTTGTACAGGTGAAAGAAACAGCCCTGTCGCGAATCATGCACAATCTCTCCTTTCGCTACACTCAATATCTCAACAAAAAATTTCAACAGACCGGCCACATCTTTCAGGGCCGATTCAAAGCCCTGCTGATTGATGCAGAGGCTTATCTGCTGGCGCTGGTACGCTATGTCCATTTGAATCCGCTGAGGGCGGGCATGGCGGAAAGTCTGGATGATTATCCCTGGTCAAGTCACCATGCGTACCTATCCCGCGAGAACCTTCCCTGGCTCACTGTCGAATGGGTGTTGAGCCGGTTCAGCGAGGATGCGGGAAGATCAAAGGACCATTATCGCGATTTTGTAGAAGGAGGTCAGCAGGATGGATACTGCCGAGAATTTCACCGGGGGACCTACGAGGGGCGGATTTTAGGGGACGATTCTTTCGTAGAGGAAGTGTTGGCGGGTTGTCATGAAAAGCTGGCAGAGCCCCCGCCGCTTGAGTCTGTTGTTGAAGCTGTATGTGCCCTGTATGACTTACGTCCTCAGGATCTTTCAAGTCGTCGGCGCACGCAACTGGTCTCAGAGGCACGGGCCTTGGCAGCTTATGTGGTGCGGGAGACACAAGGGTTAGAGTTGGAGGCCTTGGGGCGCGCCTTGAAGCATGATTCGTCCACCCTGAGCCAAGCCGCCCGTCGTCTGGAATCGCGTATGGCCCATGACGACTGTCTGGTCGAAAAGGTGATGCAGGTTCAAAAGAATATCCCCGTTTGTCAGGCCTGA
- a CDS encoding multiheme c-type cytochrome, with the protein MFSLIAVAAVTMLTLAGCGSNRDSSGSVTGDADDVLASAQAVGITNCAQCHTVYNEKWLAGPHGNADLSPGGGDPHTGTSSCVKCHNPLDDGNLMTIAYGDEEIRDVIGCESCHGGGEFHYGSGPFAAPLPGPAQCGKCHSAETTAGYHSTSIGRIINDTHYDDPATGNVIEGYVVKMNEQTGCQDCHFDGHTLDLEINAQWSESAHAGHLVAVKEAAQDAAEAAELANAVDPANLTEDEEDAIEAAGLAAYLAAGVKDGDKNSAWAHYNWDSTYKADGVEKDRADCQMCHTATGAANFLNDPAMYDEENNSFAHLADWAAAGGSGQNELVYCWTCHKNNQADMRNPGAIPVSYTVAGAAASLPDLGSSNVCANCHAGRGNMDSLVEDFDTNTDGSFKGTAATKTHYKNAAATIFQATVHPGYEYEGLSYADLGWYDHDEVGFVEGRSGPEAEEGPCAGCHMSSAESHTFEVFTKDAAGVITALNSTKCVECHDGEHGPGLVTVDTTTDFGDQTAAAAVAFLEHEAEAYHEALELLEEALAAKGIFFAPAYPYFFGDANDNGVLDEAEINRDNGYAEWDSAGTNGAAHNFNYLHHEMGAYAHNSLYAKRLIFDSIDWLDNGTLDGTITVDAVAYPAAATWLDGDDTVAGNQRPRP; encoded by the coding sequence ATGTTTTCCCTTATAGCCGTGGCAGCAGTGACCATGCTGACTCTGGCTGGATGCGGCAGCAACCGTGATTCGAGTGGTTCGGTCACGGGCGATGCTGATGACGTATTGGCCTCGGCGCAGGCCGTGGGTATCACCAACTGTGCGCAATGTCACACGGTGTACAACGAAAAATGGTTGGCAGGCCCCCATGGTAACGCCGATCTGTCACCTGGCGGCGGCGATCCTCACACTGGGACCTCTTCTTGCGTCAAGTGTCACAATCCTCTTGACGATGGCAATCTCATGACCATCGCCTATGGTGATGAAGAAATCCGTGATGTTATCGGCTGCGAATCCTGTCATGGTGGTGGTGAATTCCATTATGGTTCAGGGCCCTTTGCTGCGCCGCTGCCAGGGCCGGCCCAATGCGGCAAGTGTCATAGTGCCGAAACTACCGCCGGGTATCATTCAACCAGCATCGGTCGCATAATCAACGATACTCACTATGATGACCCTGCAACGGGGAATGTTATAGAAGGTTACGTTGTTAAAATGAATGAGCAGACCGGTTGTCAGGATTGCCACTTCGATGGGCATACCCTCGATCTGGAAATCAATGCTCAGTGGTCTGAGTCGGCCCATGCCGGCCATCTTGTGGCCGTTAAGGAAGCGGCACAGGATGCCGCAGAGGCTGCTGAATTGGCTAACGCAGTAGACCCGGCCAATTTGACTGAAGACGAAGAGGATGCTATCGAGGCAGCAGGATTGGCTGCTTACCTTGCCGCAGGGGTTAAAGACGGCGACAAAAACAGCGCCTGGGCACACTACAACTGGGATTCAACCTACAAAGCTGATGGTGTCGAGAAAGACCGAGCCGATTGTCAGATGTGTCACACGGCTACAGGTGCTGCGAACTTCCTGAATGACCCTGCGATGTACGATGAAGAAAACAACAGTTTCGCTCACCTTGCCGACTGGGCTGCTGCTGGTGGCTCAGGCCAAAATGAACTGGTGTACTGCTGGACCTGTCACAAAAACAACCAGGCTGATATGCGTAATCCTGGCGCCATTCCTGTGAGTTATACAGTTGCCGGCGCAGCTGCCTCGTTGCCTGACCTTGGTTCCTCCAACGTCTGCGCCAACTGTCATGCCGGCCGTGGCAATATGGACAGCCTGGTTGAGGACTTTGACACCAATACCGATGGCAGCTTTAAAGGTACTGCAGCTACCAAAACCCATTATAAAAACGCTGCTGCCACCATCTTCCAGGCCACTGTGCACCCCGGCTATGAATACGAAGGGCTTAGCTACGCTGATCTCGGCTGGTACGACCATGATGAAGTCGGTTTCGTAGAAGGTCGTAGTGGTCCAGAGGCTGAGGAAGGCCCATGTGCCGGTTGTCACATGTCTTCGGCTGAAAGCCACACTTTTGAGGTTTTCACTAAGGATGCAGCGGGCGTAATCACGGCTCTGAATTCCACCAAATGCGTTGAATGCCATGATGGTGAGCACGGGCCTGGCTTAGTCACTGTTGATACCACCACTGATTTTGGCGATCAAACAGCCGCTGCCGCTGTAGCATTCCTTGAGCATGAAGCGGAAGCTTATCATGAAGCTCTGGAACTTCTGGAAGAAGCTCTGGCAGCCAAAGGCATTTTCTTTGCCCCGGCCTACCCCTACTTCTTTGGTGATGCGAATGATAACGGCGTGCTTGATGAAGCCGAAATCAATCGAGACAATGGATATGCCGAATGGGATAGTGCTGGTACCAACGGTGCCGCTCACAACTTCAATTACCTGCACCATGAAATGGGAGCCTATGCCCACAACAGCCTCTATGCCAAACGTCTGATCTTTGACTCCATCGACTGGCTGGATAATGGTACCCTTGATGGCACTATTACCGTTGATGCCGTCGCCTATCCTGCCGCTGCTACTTGGCTTGACGGTGACGATACAGTCGCTGGCAACCAGCGACCGCGACCCTGA